In Marinobacter sp. LQ44, the following are encoded in one genomic region:
- the greB gene encoding transcription elongation factor GreB, which produces MSKTEGSTAPRPRYITPDGEQALREELQYLWKVKRPEVTQAVREAAALGDRSENAEYIYGKKQLREIDRRVRFLSKRLDELTVVDRLPDDQSRVFFGAWVTIEDDDGEEQTYRLVGADEFDLAKGYLSINAPLAMALIGKHLDDEVSVKTPEGWKTVVITGIRYQPADTGK; this is translated from the coding sequence ATGAGCAAGACCGAAGGTTCGACGGCTCCAAGACCGCGCTATATCACACCGGACGGCGAGCAGGCGTTACGGGAGGAGTTGCAGTACCTGTGGAAAGTGAAGCGTCCCGAAGTCACCCAAGCCGTGCGCGAGGCCGCCGCCTTGGGGGATCGCTCTGAGAATGCCGAATACATCTATGGCAAAAAGCAGCTACGGGAAATCGACCGGCGGGTAAGGTTCCTGAGCAAGCGCCTGGATGAACTTACCGTGGTCGACCGGCTGCCGGACGATCAAAGCCGGGTATTTTTCGGGGCCTGGGTCACCATCGAGGACGATGACGGTGAAGAACAGACCTACAGGTTGGTGGGTGCGGATGAATTTGACCTCGCCAAGGGCTATCTGAGCATCAATGCCCCGCTTGCCATGGCATTGATCGGCAAGCATCTGGACGATGAGGTCTCCGTGAAAACGCCGGAGGGCTGGAAGACGGTGGTCATCACCGGTATTCGGTATCAGCCGGCAGACACTGGCAAGTGA